A genomic region of Alicyclobacillus sp. SO9 contains the following coding sequences:
- a CDS encoding methyl-accepting chemotaxis protein: protein MRKYNGNQEKNTRTFQNPLRNLGVQSKILISLALISIFSMLILSFLSLNVVNKMAAQSSRSKLGSDVKLGLTLFDNQFNGSWDVSKGTLWKGGIKLNNNAGVVQRVSQELGDAVTVFLGSQPVATSIKSKSGAALSTLNPSAKVIQAVLKQKKESVGKVRIAGTVYEGAYTPIVNNKGNAIGMWFVGVPLNRLMTQEQTLRNEIMAVGLALLLAALLVGWIVARRIVKPLQKLVEASRKIASGNLLNRVELQSQDEVGRLGESFNVMTESLRALIREVHSSSQHLVSSAEDLTSNSKSNLSVNEQVTAIMQEAAAGAERQASEVEVIVQSVTAISEKIDIISRTSSDMSESAGQAFALSMRGNESVDTVVQQMDSIRDSVDALAQSIKGLGDESSAIGEIIRVITSIASQTNLLALNAAIEASRAGEQGRGFAVVAGEVKKLAQQSAASAEEISEIIHVIQRETRQAVSSVQGTLEEVADGITKVHSTGNLFADISKSIHGVSAQTEEVAASLQEMTAGAEQLQEGIQTVASVIDTTTRGMKNASFSTGQQLSLLERTASSAASLNKMAEGLEQQVSHFKVS, encoded by the coding sequence ATGCGGAAATACAATGGCAACCAAGAAAAAAACACCAGGACATTTCAAAACCCGTTAAGAAACCTTGGGGTACAATCAAAAATCTTGATTTCGCTAGCACTCATTTCTATTTTCTCGATGTTAATCCTGAGTTTTCTGAGTCTGAATGTCGTCAACAAAATGGCTGCTCAATCCAGCCGAAGCAAACTGGGCTCCGACGTGAAACTGGGGCTTACACTTTTTGATAATCAATTTAACGGAAGCTGGGATGTCTCAAAAGGAACACTGTGGAAGGGCGGAATTAAACTAAATAACAATGCAGGGGTCGTACAACGAGTCAGTCAAGAACTGGGTGACGCCGTTACCGTTTTCCTTGGGAGTCAACCAGTGGCGACTAGCATCAAGAGCAAAAGCGGAGCAGCCCTCTCGACTCTTAATCCATCCGCAAAAGTAATTCAGGCAGTCCTGAAGCAAAAGAAAGAGTCAGTTGGGAAAGTGAGAATTGCAGGTACAGTGTATGAAGGTGCATACACACCCATCGTAAACAATAAGGGTAACGCTATTGGCATGTGGTTTGTAGGGGTTCCCCTAAATCGATTAATGACCCAAGAGCAGACCTTGAGGAATGAGATTATGGCGGTCGGTTTGGCGCTTCTTCTTGCAGCGCTCTTGGTGGGATGGATTGTCGCACGACGTATTGTCAAGCCGTTGCAGAAATTAGTGGAAGCCTCCCGGAAAATTGCCTCTGGAAATCTATTGAATAGAGTAGAACTACAGTCTCAAGATGAGGTGGGACGACTCGGAGAGAGTTTTAATGTCATGACAGAGTCGCTGCGTGCACTTATCCGGGAAGTTCACTCATCCTCTCAGCACTTAGTGTCGTCTGCTGAAGACTTGACCTCAAATTCCAAAAGCAACCTGAGTGTGAATGAACAAGTAACGGCCATTATGCAGGAGGCTGCAGCAGGAGCAGAACGCCAAGCAAGTGAAGTTGAAGTGATAGTTCAAAGCGTAACGGCCATTTCTGAGAAAATAGACATCATTTCAAGGACTTCATCGGATATGTCAGAGTCTGCTGGACAGGCCTTTGCGCTTTCAATGAGAGGAAATGAGTCGGTAGACACGGTTGTGCAACAAATGGATTCGATTCGTGATTCTGTAGACGCGCTAGCACAGAGCATCAAAGGCCTTGGAGATGAATCGTCGGCAATCGGCGAAATTATCAGGGTTATCACTTCAATTGCCAGTCAAACAAATCTACTTGCTCTGAATGCGGCCATTGAGGCTTCAAGGGCTGGTGAACAAGGGCGCGGCTTTGCTGTGGTAGCAGGGGAAGTCAAGAAACTTGCTCAGCAGTCTGCTGCTTCCGCCGAAGAAATTTCAGAGATAATCCATGTGATTCAGCGAGAAACCCGCCAAGCTGTTTCATCTGTGCAGGGGACTCTTGAAGAAGTTGCTGACGGTATCACGAAGGTTCATTCAACTGGGAACTTGTTTGCGGATATATCAAAATCGATACACGGTGTGTCGGCGCAGACAGAGGAGGTCGCAGCGAGTCTACAGGAAATGACTGCCGGAGCGGAGCAACTGCAGGAAGGCATTCAGACTGTGGCTTCGGTTATTGACACGACTACCAGAGGAATGAAAAATGCAAGTTTTTCGACTGGGCAACAATTATCGCTGCTGGAGAGGACTGCTTCCTCTGCAGCTTCACTCAATAAAATGGCGGAAGGGTTGGAGCAGCAGGTGAGTCATTTTAAAGTAAGTTGA
- a CDS encoding EAL domain-containing protein gives MNEIIVSNPDLIDKIPSLFRDTMKQFEAAHPRVESVLFIDIVGFSRFEQFHGGKACEDVLQIFEGVLTGILFEGYLPWSELKPVHLFDDSFAVVFCGNIVRRVHEDIIHRFVRNLESKFHEALHRENFDLLSLRYGSASRSDVQSVSQEQVDLFTLVTQAGRIARRYTEVVSLSIVEQLQYIINEKAVTVHYQPIWDLKAKTIIGWEGLVRGPDKSDLQAPKALFSAAERCGWLLDVERLCRNTAIREARISECERLFLNISPNILADPSFRQGETLAVLKATGLQPNQIVFEITEHHAIEDYQAFLQLVRHYKEQGYKIAIDDVGAGHSGLVTLMQVKPDFVKIDMSLIQGIESDRTKQDIVRAIHQISIGFSGEVIAEGIETPEELECVEACGIPCGQGFLLGRPGPYPQ, from the coding sequence GTGAACGAAATAATAGTATCAAATCCAGATCTGATAGATAAAATTCCGAGTCTCTTCAGAGACACCATGAAACAGTTTGAGGCTGCACATCCTCGTGTTGAGTCAGTTTTGTTTATCGACATTGTGGGTTTTAGCCGATTTGAGCAATTTCATGGCGGTAAAGCTTGTGAAGACGTGCTGCAAATATTTGAAGGCGTGTTGACAGGGATTCTTTTCGAGGGTTATTTACCTTGGTCTGAACTCAAACCAGTCCATTTATTTGATGATAGTTTCGCTGTTGTATTTTGCGGGAATATTGTGCGGCGTGTACACGAGGACATCATCCATAGATTTGTTCGAAACCTGGAAAGCAAGTTTCACGAAGCGCTTCACCGGGAAAACTTTGACCTTCTTAGTCTCCGTTACGGGAGCGCCTCAAGATCCGACGTGCAAAGCGTGAGCCAAGAACAAGTCGATTTGTTTACGCTTGTGACGCAAGCAGGGCGAATTGCTCGGCGATACACTGAAGTCGTCTCCCTTTCCATAGTAGAACAACTGCAGTACATCATAAACGAAAAAGCAGTTACCGTTCACTACCAACCAATTTGGGACCTGAAAGCAAAGACCATTATTGGTTGGGAAGGCCTTGTTCGCGGACCAGATAAATCTGATTTGCAGGCACCAAAAGCGTTGTTTAGTGCTGCGGAACGATGCGGCTGGTTACTTGATGTGGAAAGGCTCTGCCGTAATACGGCAATTCGTGAAGCCCGGATATCGGAGTGTGAGCGCCTGTTTTTGAATATTTCACCAAATATCCTAGCTGACCCGTCGTTTCGTCAAGGTGAGACATTGGCTGTCCTGAAAGCGACAGGACTTCAGCCAAACCAAATTGTGTTTGAAATTACTGAGCATCACGCAATCGAGGACTATCAAGCATTCTTGCAACTCGTCCGTCACTACAAAGAGCAGGGTTACAAGATTGCTATCGACGACGTGGGAGCCGGACATTCCGGTCTCGTCACTTTGATGCAAGTAAAACCCGACTTTGTAAAGATAGACATGTCGCTCATCCAAGGTATTGAGAGTGATCGTACGAAACAAGATATTGTACGAGCAATTCATCAAATTAGCATTGGCTTTTCGGGAGAAGTCATTGCTGAAGGCATCGAGACACCAGAAGAACTGGAGTGTGTTGAGGCTTGCGGCATTCCTTGCGGTCAGGGCTTTCTTCTAGGCAGACCAGGACCATATCCGCAATAA
- a CDS encoding diguanylate cyclase domain-containing protein, with protein MTWDKDDNPSLINFASEFAENWPGDLQGVHMHRNGNAESIVRPIKQVTPDTPVSQIVKYFTEFEYETGVAVVSDRKPVGLVMREKLFQRLAFKYGYALFWNRAISNVMDEEPLIVELTTPLDAVSKMAMERHRDKVYDLVIVTQRSEIKGALTIRDVLNIITEMQMELAREANPLTGLPGNRRIEGEIQRRINLSRPFAVIYADLDGFKWFNDEYGFLNGDMVLRFTAAMLRETLGKAGDREGFIGHIGGDDFLLVTDTVYTWDLTQTVIQRFDREVSRFYPDLPKRTDLKREESLDRRGVPVSRQGISISLSVLECRVTSSNNLSFEVISRYAGELKKTAKRTSGSTAVWQVLNDTGLENSVRALSHDDK; from the coding sequence TTGACGTGGGACAAGGATGATAACCCTTCGCTGATAAACTTCGCATCCGAATTTGCGGAGAATTGGCCTGGGGATTTGCAGGGTGTTCATATGCATCGAAATGGGAATGCAGAGTCAATCGTTCGGCCCATTAAACAAGTGACTCCAGATACACCCGTATCGCAAATTGTAAAATACTTTACCGAGTTTGAGTATGAGACAGGTGTTGCTGTGGTCAGCGATAGAAAACCTGTTGGGCTGGTCATGAGGGAGAAACTGTTTCAGCGGCTGGCTTTTAAATACGGTTACGCGCTCTTTTGGAATCGTGCCATTTCAAATGTCATGGATGAAGAACCACTCATTGTGGAATTGACGACACCACTTGATGCGGTGTCTAAGATGGCCATGGAGCGGCACCGCGATAAGGTCTACGATTTAGTGATAGTGACACAACGATCTGAGATAAAGGGCGCGTTGACGATTCGAGATGTGCTCAATATTATCACGGAAATGCAGATGGAACTTGCGAGGGAGGCTAATCCGCTGACAGGACTGCCGGGAAACCGCCGTATCGAAGGAGAGATACAGCGGCGCATCAACCTAAGTCGTCCTTTTGCAGTAATCTATGCCGATCTCGATGGTTTCAAGTGGTTCAACGATGAATATGGATTCCTGAATGGCGATATGGTGCTTCGCTTTACTGCTGCAATGCTTCGTGAAACCCTGGGGAAAGCAGGCGACAGGGAAGGCTTCATCGGTCATATTGGCGGTGACGATTTCTTACTCGTGACAGATACAGTTTATACTTGGGATTTGACGCAGACCGTCATCCAGCGCTTTGATAGGGAAGTTTCCCGATTTTATCCTGACTTACCTAAGCGTACGGACTTGAAGCGCGAAGAGAGTCTGGATAGACGAGGCGTTCCGGTGTCGAGGCAAGGCATTTCTATCTCTCTGTCTGTCCTCGAATGTCGGGTCACCTCCTCTAACAATTTGAGTTTTGAAGTGATTTCCCGGTACGCTGGCGAACTCAAAAAGACCGCAAAACGTACATCTGGCAGTACCGCAGTGTGGCAGGTATTGAATGATACCGGACTTGAGAACAGTGTCAGAGCATTGAGTCACGATGACAAGTAA
- a CDS encoding ABC transporter permease: protein MVFLPVLGSEWRKIRYSSVWIPLLISPVLSLTTIGFIRRTPHQQITWHDAYGVTAAFYGLLLFPLLIGILTSLVCRFEHLAGGWKQILALPVRRTYIYSAKFTIIMFFLALSQILMFFSVLFSGSVLLHINGPVPWSLMLKSLVGGWVAAIPLAALQLWVSTWWKSFGAQFAVNVIFTIPSLMIINSSTYSPYYPWVQPALAMLPSDSGSGWNLTHTAVWTVILSSVVFTLVGLIHFSRRDVRA, encoded by the coding sequence ATGGTGTTTTTACCCGTACTAGGTTCCGAGTGGAGGAAGATACGCTACTCCAGCGTGTGGATCCCGTTACTCATATCCCCGGTTTTGTCCCTGACCACAATTGGGTTCATTCGACGCACACCACATCAGCAAATTACCTGGCACGACGCCTATGGCGTAACAGCAGCCTTCTATGGACTGCTGCTCTTTCCGCTGCTGATTGGTATCTTGACGTCGTTGGTCTGCAGATTTGAACACCTTGCGGGAGGCTGGAAACAGATTCTGGCCTTGCCTGTCCGACGGACCTACATCTACTCCGCCAAATTTACAATTATTATGTTTTTTCTTGCCTTATCCCAAATCCTGATGTTCTTTTCAGTTTTGTTTTCAGGGTCCGTGCTACTGCACATCAATGGACCTGTTCCATGGAGTCTTATGCTGAAAAGTCTCGTTGGCGGTTGGGTGGCCGCAATACCTTTAGCAGCTTTACAATTGTGGGTCTCAACATGGTGGAAAAGCTTTGGTGCTCAATTTGCTGTCAACGTCATTTTTACCATTCCATCACTCATGATTATTAACTCGTCAACATACTCCCCCTATTATCCTTGGGTACAGCCAGCGCTGGCAATGCTCCCGAGCGACAGCGGAAGCGGATGGAATCTCACTCACACAGCCGTTTGGACAGTCATTCTGTCTTCTGTGGTTTTTACTCTTGTTGGGCTGATTCATTTTTCTCGACGGGATGTTCGTGCCTAA
- a CDS encoding ABC transporter permease, giving the protein MSAPWWRAIAADWVKLRKTWITFLVFLGPFGVILVNTLRFTLGYKWLIQQPDKWGAVMNSVNVVLIPTLVLGIAVLASMMNSIEYQGHMWKQFLVLPVPRYVLYLSKFFWLIAFLAVSATLAVVGTWLLGLGLGLPRQIPWALILKDGFYPYLASYGIIAFQLLLSTLFNSQVYALIAGVVGFIASTTTLLPKWVPWVYPAIASPVSPHYSAVFVLYGIGFGVLVVNVGLLVFQRQEIK; this is encoded by the coding sequence GTGTCGGCTCCTTGGTGGAGAGCCATTGCTGCAGATTGGGTAAAACTTCGAAAAACGTGGATCACATTTCTCGTTTTTCTCGGCCCCTTTGGTGTCATTTTGGTAAACACTCTGCGCTTTACGCTGGGCTACAAGTGGCTTATCCAACAACCGGATAAGTGGGGAGCCGTCATGAACAGTGTCAATGTCGTTCTAATTCCTACACTGGTCCTTGGTATCGCAGTATTGGCATCTATGATGAACAGCATCGAGTACCAAGGACACATGTGGAAGCAGTTCCTAGTACTCCCTGTTCCCCGCTATGTTTTATACCTCAGCAAATTTTTCTGGCTCATCGCGTTTCTTGCCGTTTCTGCAACGCTTGCTGTTGTGGGAACATGGCTGCTCGGACTAGGCCTTGGACTTCCTCGTCAAATACCTTGGGCACTAATTCTAAAGGACGGATTTTACCCATACCTGGCTTCATACGGAATAATCGCTTTCCAACTCTTGCTTTCGACACTCTTTAACAGCCAGGTTTACGCACTCATTGCAGGCGTCGTCGGGTTTATTGCCAGTACAACAACACTTCTGCCAAAGTGGGTTCCCTGGGTATATCCTGCCATCGCTTCACCTGTGTCTCCCCACTATTCAGCCGTGTTTGTCTTATACGGCATTGGCTTCGGAGTACTTGTTGTGAACGTTGGATTGCTTGTGTTTCAACGCCAAGAAATAAAGTAA
- a CDS encoding sensor histidine kinase KdpD: MNLKTRLTMRFLLQLGLLVVLQSVVYIGIMVAARRATIDFSSKERVTAASILEHIPKYTTLTGSTVSIAPTVLSKVAHAGDWLQVLDGNGRQIYAYRVPNNIPTHYSPGYLVYEHSKSDLGYTLHTWYAELNGQSITWIVGEKAKSYSGVSLLQLILAFGLSLVGLPLLVALLFGRRLGAPLLHMMSWLQGLATGTFDEPKDTSGTPRSRNASGKIRRSYQVYREVLAALNNLSLTLARNEAEYRKLEQTREEWITGVSHDLKTPLSTVKGYGDLLSAVDYSWTEAETRGFAKIVSEKAEYMENLIEDLNLTFRLKNEDLPLERRPQDIVEFVRRLVIQLINTETHEHQEVTFNSYSDYLIYPFDTHWLGRALENLLSNAVLHNPPETSVKVQVKPVNAFDYIHSGVKISISDNGRGMDEETVEHLFDRYYRGTNTNPEHSKSSGLGTAVAKQLIESHGGQIDVHSVPGEGTNITITLPPQNEILKN; encoded by the coding sequence ATGAACCTGAAGACTCGACTGACGATGAGATTCCTATTGCAACTCGGACTGCTTGTGGTATTGCAGAGCGTCGTCTACATTGGAATAATGGTCGCTGCGAGGCGAGCAACCATCGACTTTTCATCCAAGGAACGAGTTACTGCTGCGTCGATTTTGGAGCATATTCCGAAGTACACAACCCTAACTGGCAGTACCGTCAGCATTGCGCCAACCGTATTGAGCAAAGTCGCTCACGCCGGTGATTGGTTGCAAGTCCTTGATGGAAACGGCCGACAAATATATGCTTACCGCGTTCCCAACAACATTCCTACTCACTATAGTCCAGGGTACCTGGTCTACGAACACAGCAAATCCGACTTGGGCTACACACTCCACACGTGGTATGCAGAGCTGAACGGACAATCCATCACGTGGATTGTTGGAGAGAAGGCCAAATCATATTCAGGAGTATCTCTGCTTCAACTCATCCTCGCGTTTGGATTATCCCTAGTCGGCCTGCCGCTGCTCGTGGCACTCTTGTTTGGCCGGCGCCTCGGCGCTCCCTTGCTGCACATGATGTCATGGCTCCAAGGTCTGGCAACTGGCACATTCGATGAACCCAAGGATACCAGCGGCACTCCGAGAAGCCGCAACGCGTCTGGTAAAATACGCCGCTCTTACCAGGTTTATAGAGAAGTGCTCGCAGCGCTCAACAATTTATCTTTAACCTTGGCCCGAAATGAGGCGGAGTACAGGAAACTTGAGCAAACCCGAGAAGAGTGGATTACAGGCGTATCCCATGACTTAAAGACACCTCTGTCCACGGTCAAAGGGTATGGTGACCTGTTGTCGGCAGTCGACTATAGCTGGACGGAAGCCGAGACGAGAGGGTTTGCCAAGATTGTTTCCGAAAAAGCCGAATACATGGAGAACCTAATCGAAGATTTAAATCTGACGTTCCGGCTAAAGAATGAAGACCTGCCGTTGGAACGTCGCCCTCAAGACATTGTGGAATTTGTCCGAAGGCTCGTTATCCAACTGATAAATACTGAGACCCATGAGCATCAGGAGGTCACTTTCAACAGCTATTCTGATTACCTCATATATCCATTTGATACACATTGGCTTGGCCGAGCTCTCGAGAACCTGCTGTCCAATGCAGTACTCCACAATCCACCTGAAACCAGCGTTAAAGTCCAAGTGAAACCCGTGAACGCCTTTGATTACATCCATTCAGGAGTCAAAATTTCCATCTCGGACAACGGCCGCGGAATGGACGAAGAAACAGTAGAGCACCTATTTGATCGCTATTACCGCGGGACAAATACCAATCCGGAACACAGTAAAAGCAGCGGCTTGGGAACAGCCGTTGCCAAGCAGTTAATTGAGTCACACGGCGGGCAAATTGACGTGCATAGTGTACCGGGCGAGGGCACAAACATTACGATTACTCTGCCGCCGCAAAATGAAATACTTAAAAATTGA
- a CDS encoding response regulator transcription factor, producing MSEATILLVDDEQSIVDMLKVVLAKEGFTSVHVAHSGNRALELCDLTHPDIVVLDVMLPDMEGFLVAQKLREITDSPILFLTARSSDLDKLMGFGMGGDDYITKPFNPLEVVARLKAHLRRRLSPDSPGERTFIPTDHTSAATKDDKVLDLGRFQIHEHAARLVVNGRDVDCPAKEFQLLVFLCKHPNYVFSRNEFYEVVWGADSLGDDSTVMVHIRRLREKIEANPGNPSYIVTVRGLGYKLVYPPQKAKVTLESGDHL from the coding sequence CTGTCAGAAGCGACAATCCTGCTTGTCGACGACGAACAATCCATTGTGGACATGCTTAAAGTTGTGCTCGCAAAAGAAGGCTTCACATCAGTACATGTTGCCCATAGCGGTAATCGGGCACTAGAATTGTGTGACTTGACCCATCCGGACATTGTTGTGCTGGATGTAATGCTCCCTGATATGGAAGGCTTTCTCGTCGCGCAAAAGCTGCGTGAAATCACAGACTCTCCGATTCTCTTTCTGACGGCCCGCAGTTCCGATTTGGACAAATTAATGGGATTCGGAATGGGCGGAGACGACTATATTACAAAGCCCTTCAATCCACTTGAAGTTGTAGCGCGGCTCAAGGCGCATCTGCGCCGCCGCCTTTCCCCCGACAGCCCAGGTGAGCGAACGTTCATACCGACAGACCATACCTCCGCGGCCACGAAAGATGACAAGGTTCTTGACTTGGGGCGGTTCCAAATTCACGAACACGCTGCGCGCCTTGTGGTCAATGGACGAGATGTCGACTGCCCTGCAAAAGAGTTCCAGTTGCTTGTATTTCTTTGCAAACACCCTAATTATGTATTCAGCCGCAACGAATTTTACGAAGTGGTTTGGGGTGCAGACAGTCTTGGTGATGACAGCACCGTTATGGTACATATTCGTAGGTTGAGAGAAAAGATTGAAGCCAACCCAGGCAACCCTTCATACATTGTTACGGTTCGAGGTTTAGGATACAAGCTTGTTTATCCCCCCCAAAAAGCGAAAGTCACACTTGAATCCGGTGACCATCTATGA
- a CDS encoding MFS transporter produces MSKEKTFKSRTIHLLGMAGLGRNVGYGANKVFTSPMLQNLHISQPLIGLILGLEGLLGLIMNPLAGWLSDHTTKPGFRRKIYVAICLPGAALAWLLFYFLHQPLLAMIVIVIFYLFQQTSMSPYQAWMPEVVPASKWGVASGYLNLWWLVGNLAAFLVIPMVWTFTHTGAFILTSAIMVLGGLTTVIGVPEAVVQKTDARNKPRFSYRTLRHRNLVLYFTVHFLSWLSYESMASFFTLFVLHVAHGKQIDAALAMALYTGTGIVTAFVVGKLYKRVSPKLMLSSALGLYGLVSLAGLFIHSMTGVYIVVAIEGVFWAVNLTVSFALVTDLLHQIVQNEKREEQLRGGLFGLNTLMEAAGLLIAAPLTGVVVSWSGSYSSMFLVSMTASVLAIVFVLRIRLSRSGDSQM; encoded by the coding sequence GTGTCAAAAGAAAAAACATTTAAATCACGTACTATCCACTTGTTGGGCATGGCAGGTCTTGGCCGCAATGTAGGATATGGGGCAAATAAGGTGTTCACGAGCCCGATGCTTCAGAATCTTCACATTTCGCAGCCTCTCATTGGACTAATTTTGGGCCTTGAAGGACTCTTGGGATTGATTATGAACCCATTAGCTGGATGGCTCAGCGACCACACAACGAAACCTGGTTTCCGCCGAAAAATCTATGTAGCCATCTGTCTTCCCGGGGCAGCTTTAGCTTGGTTGTTGTTCTATTTTCTTCATCAACCTCTTCTTGCAATGATAGTCATTGTCATCTTCTATCTTTTCCAACAGACTTCCATGAGTCCTTATCAGGCGTGGATGCCAGAAGTTGTTCCGGCGTCCAAATGGGGTGTCGCGTCCGGATACTTGAACTTATGGTGGCTAGTGGGGAATCTTGCAGCATTCCTTGTCATTCCTATGGTCTGGACCTTTACTCACACAGGAGCCTTTATTCTTACGTCAGCAATCATGGTTCTCGGCGGATTGACAACTGTAATCGGTGTACCAGAGGCTGTCGTTCAGAAAACGGATGCTAGAAACAAACCGAGATTCTCATACAGAACATTGCGGCACAGAAATCTTGTTCTGTATTTTACGGTACATTTTTTAAGCTGGTTGTCCTACGAATCAATGGCCTCCTTTTTTACACTCTTCGTGTTACATGTTGCCCATGGCAAACAAATAGATGCGGCTCTGGCTATGGCCCTTTATACTGGAACCGGCATTGTAACAGCTTTTGTCGTCGGTAAATTGTACAAACGGGTTTCCCCTAAACTTATGTTGTCCAGTGCTTTGGGACTATACGGCTTGGTCAGCCTCGCAGGACTATTTATTCACTCAATGACAGGCGTCTACATTGTCGTTGCAATTGAAGGCGTCTTCTGGGCTGTCAACCTAACCGTGTCCTTTGCACTTGTTACGGATTTGCTCCATCAAATTGTCCAAAATGAGAAACGAGAAGAACAACTGCGCGGCGGATTATTTGGTCTCAATACGCTTATGGAAGCAGCCGGGTTACTCATTGCAGCTCCACTTACCGGGGTTGTTGTGTCCTGGTCAGGCAGTTATTCCAGTATGTTCCTGGTGAGCATGACAGCCAGTGTGCTGGCAATCGTATTTGTGCTTAGAATTCGCTTGTCTCGAAGCGGAGATTCGCAAATGTAG
- a CDS encoding glycosyltransferase family 2 protein, whose product MWLWLLAATTLTAWMIFTILSFPGLKRAVALKNSHVSAEWDCKQPSRAALDLSGSSAEDDQNRLYSQKVSLILAARNEAQNLPHTLSSLREQTWANLEVIVVDDRSIDNTRRVLKEASHNWPQLKVIYNTTLPEGWLGKTYALWTAARQANGKWLLFTDADVAFTRDAVETAMKYVTTRNITHLALSPRIIAKGFWLRSVVYFFLYNVVLAFRPQNADSSHSSASVGIGAFNLIQKQAYDSVDGHRSVAMRTDEDLALGSVIKKAGFKQVFAGGTHLLSVEWYKTLSEMTLGLEKNALAPFHYRYWYFSSAMAAMLLFYSGPAVGTILSAGWTRGIFALAWAMETYLFYMTRKYSGVSALWSITVPLSAPVLCCILVRAAMLTAVNGGIRWRDTFYSLRELRKQK is encoded by the coding sequence ATGTGGCTCTGGTTGCTTGCTGCAACAACTCTCACAGCATGGATGATTTTTACCATACTATCTTTTCCAGGACTGAAAAGAGCTGTTGCTCTCAAAAATAGTCATGTGTCAGCTGAATGGGACTGTAAACAGCCTTCGAGAGCAGCTCTGGACTTGTCCGGCTCCAGCGCTGAGGACGACCAAAACCGTCTCTATTCCCAAAAAGTCTCCCTCATACTAGCGGCAAGAAATGAGGCACAGAATCTTCCCCACACACTATCTTCCCTGCGAGAGCAAACTTGGGCAAACCTGGAAGTCATCGTAGTCGACGACAGATCAATTGACAATACACGACGTGTCTTAAAGGAAGCCTCGCACAATTGGCCCCAGTTAAAAGTCATTTACAATACAACACTCCCGGAAGGCTGGTTGGGAAAGACATACGCTTTGTGGACAGCTGCGCGGCAAGCGAACGGAAAGTGGCTTCTGTTCACGGATGCCGATGTGGCGTTTACGCGTGATGCAGTGGAAACTGCAATGAAGTATGTCACAACAAGAAACATAACTCATTTAGCATTATCACCGCGTATTATTGCAAAGGGATTTTGGCTGCGGTCTGTAGTTTACTTCTTTCTGTACAACGTGGTTCTAGCCTTTAGGCCGCAAAATGCAGATTCTTCTCATTCATCTGCGTCGGTAGGTATAGGGGCCTTTAATCTCATTCAAAAACAAGCCTATGACAGCGTAGACGGACACCGCAGCGTGGCAATGCGGACGGATGAAGATTTAGCGCTTGGCTCCGTCATAAAGAAAGCTGGTTTTAAGCAGGTGTTTGCAGGCGGTACACATCTTCTGTCCGTTGAGTGGTACAAAACCTTGTCTGAAATGACACTGGGGCTCGAAAAAAACGCTTTGGCACCTTTTCACTATAGGTATTGGTATTTTTCGTCAGCAATGGCAGCCATGCTTCTATTCTATAGTGGGCCTGCCGTTGGTACAATTTTGTCTGCCGGATGGACAAGAGGTATTTTCGCCTTGGCCTGGGCAATGGAAACCTACTTGTTTTACATGACAAGAAAGTACAGCGGTGTGTCCGCATTGTGGTCCATCACAGTCCCATTGTCAGCCCCAGTTTTATGTTGCATTCTCGTACGAGCTGCAATGCTTACTGCTGTAAACGGAGGTATTCGCTGGAGGGACACATTTTACTCACTGCGTGAACTAAGAAAGCAAAAATAG